GGGAAATACCCCAGTCCAAGATCTTGCCCCCATTTGCTtgccaccccccccaaaaaaaaagacaaattgtgacccatcacatcgaaacagaccacctcgcggcagaaatgaaaatggagatttaaacactaggataaactgctgctttttagcttgaaaatgacaccttgcttgttgaaatcagatacagtaaaaatgttttatgaggcaaaacaagctcagaattctttttattttctttatattttttttccatcttctttcattgttatctgccaatgaagctagcTGCGAAGTGGTCTgcttcgatgtgatgggtcacaatttacaatttttgcaacaattttgcAGAAATTTCATGACCCCACTGGAATTCACTTTGCCTCCCCGGAAAACAATTTCTGGTGCCGCCATGTCTTTGCTATTGCCTTTATTTTAATGTTTGTGAATTTTGTGTACTTGTCATGGCAGTAGGTCCTTTAATTATTAAACATGTTATGTGTGTTGAAAAGATGTTCGTATGAAAGATCGCATCAATTAAAAGTCAAGATAAATATAGACAGGTGTCGTATACCATATCAACAGCCACTAGTATTATGCATTATGTATGCTGCATGATTGTAAATGTAATAGTGAAAATTTTTGCGGTTCATTAATTTTCGAACTTTTCGCTCAAAGTAGCTACCGCGAAActaaaaatgtgcaaatattctttttatttataggtctatgtaaaaaatgcaaaatctcgaatttaaaaacaagtgaaatggttcaaaattggcaaagtgcaaaaatttACACACAGAAATATTAGATTTGCAGTAGTTCACATGACAAGATTCATACATGTTGTGAAATACCATACTGTGATACTCTTATCAGACAATATCATGCTGCCTGTAAAAACCTGAAATTGGTGGTCTTTAGGTGACAAAAATCTATTTgtggatatatatatattgtgaatTAAATTTTGTAATGTATCACATTTGCCTTTGGTCATGAGATAGGAACTACATACATTTTCAATATGTTAAGACAATATTTTACCTGCTGTCACTTATTTTGAACCCTGTGCTTTGAAATTGGTAAATATGTTGATATGTgtgtaaaaattaaaatgcaacattttaaGTCATGATTTCCCCACATTAGGCAGAGGTGCAGTGTTTAGCGTTAGCttataatgacataaaattatGGATGAAAGACATGGCTGAGTTTTGTCAAAGATACTAAAAATAAATCTTTGGTTTTGTGAAATAAAATCTGAACAGTTTAAACACACAAAGTCTGCAGTATTGAGTGGCCAGTGAGTAATGGTATGTCACATGCCACTGGCATCCTGCATCCATCTGTACACTACACTAGCCCAGGCCAGGCATACATTCAATCAGAATTTTGCTCTATAGCTGGTAGCTGATCACCAATAAAAGAAAATTGCTCCCTAATTAGAGTTATAAATATGTCAATAACTAATTTGGATTTTATTCTGACAAATTATTCTATGAACTGAACTTGCTTGCTATAAAGTATAATTTATGGTGAGAATTGTGATATACGTGTAGACACACTGTCTTGCACACactgtgtaattttagcaacaggAGGAATCattttaaataaacattttgatgagaatgaaATGATTATGACCGGGGATTATGATTGCTACAACATACAACAGTGCATGCTACTGATCATAGAAACAAGGGATTTGCATACAAGCACTAAGGGCGCTATTTTGGAACAGATAACTTGTAAGAGTAGGGGCAAATTGAATCAATCCCTGTACAGTTTTGTGATCATCTACAGTTCCATTCTTGAAATGACTGGAATAGCAAACGCTGTAGATAGCGTGGGAAAGCGCCCCAGAATACAGAAACCAAGGCAAGTTAATATCAAATGGCAATTTGAAGCTGAAATATGTTGCCTTTACAGTGGGTGGTATTGGAGCGAATTATGCACAAATTGTTGCAAGTAGCCGAAATTGAGAATCCACCGTAGGGCTGTATGAGTGTACAAAATGTTTTGGATGAGAGGGAATCTTGTGGGCCttgatacaaaatgtataaatGAAGAAAGCAATTAATTCATTGAACATAATATCTCAAAATTTAAATTAGGTATAATTGCTCCAGCTCggtttgaaatatcttccaaaagCAAAACCCTTCACATATTATGAAAGTAAGAATGAAAACTTTGatgtaatattatttttgatagGATTAAGAGACCTGTTATTGTTAGATTTGGAGAATAATATGGAATGATTTGGCCGCCACTGTACAGTGtggggaatttccaaaatgtgaacAAGAAGATAATTTGCAACTTTGACTTTGCCATCTGGCTCTGAATGGGTTTGGGAGCTATTTTGATCAGTACCAGTTTCATAAAAATGTAGTGCCTTTATATAAAGTTTTCTTTCTTGGAGATTTTTACCCTCaagaggatttttttttcaataaaatattttttgcagggaGTGTATATGGATACAACCTCACCCTGAATCCCTGATATAGAATATTTCTGAAAGGGAATCCAAGGGTATGGGTGTATCTATGGCAAATGCTGAGGGGTCTTATGAGGCTGATGCATGCATAGTGTTATAGACTAAAACTCATATATAACTTTcagttttaattttgttgtaattttttaaaATACATGAGTAATATTCTCTTGTGTAATGTTTTCATAAATTGTTGTGTCAGTGTAATAATGTTGTAAGTGACTTTTTAGTGATTTTACAGGATTGTGTTTTGTTTCAATGTTTATGTATACATTGTTTTTTGAAGGAAAACAAGATGAATCTGCAGACCTGCCATAATAAATGCATTTATTTGATGTATTTCCAAATTTCATaaatacatttattcatcaaaattcaaatatatGTTTTTTCTGTTTTTCTCCCCTACAGGTAATAGCTCACTAGGTACAGATTTCAGTTCCGATTCACACAAAGAATTACCCACCAAGTTAAACAGGCAAAGAAGAAGCACAGAGAGACGAGATCTTTCACAAGCCCTCAACTTTGATGAAAACCACAGGCCAACGCCACCAACACAAATACCAACAACGACAACATGTACAACAGGGACACAAACGTAAGAACCCATCATGTAGCATTGTTTTATCTTTTTACAGTTCATTATATATCGAAACACGTTTTCCGTAAATCAAGCAGGGAATGGGATTGACTGATTAATGAAGAGACATGTTTTTTTATTCATAGTACAAATACcactaggggctgtgcaataattatgagcccgggaggggtaaaatttccaaacggctcaccaaaaattgcttgcccccctcagcccgccaaaaattgcttgtccccctccctctcgacctgcaaaaaaaatctttgtctttgccccccccccccttcctttgcacatgccaattttttgggatcccaatttgcaaatcttaAATGATCTAATTTATACATGTTGTGAGTGCAGCaagcagggaaatttgcatatttaagcatttctgtactgttttcctcaTGAATGtttgccccatgaatgtgtgccaaaaatcgcttgccctcccccacCCCTTTCGGGTTGCCAAAATGGCTTCCCCCCCCCTCGCCTGCCGAAAATTTCTTTCCCCACCACCAATTTTATGCTCCCACCAATGCTCATAATtagtgcacagccccttatatccCAGGATCCATGCAGAAATATGGGGTGACACAAATTGAAACTCATTTATTCAGATGACTACACATTTGCACGAAAACAAATGTATTCAGTTCATATTCAATGACTTTGTCCTTTTTTCCTAATACATACCAGGAATGCCACATTCAAGTGTTAAGGTTTTCTGTTTACTACCTTCAAAAAGAACAATTGTCTGTCCAGATTATGcatgcccgtacgcaggatttttttgggggggtgctgattttgaaaaagtggacttttttcccaggagggggtgcgattttgtgaaaagtggaatttcttctccaaatttggactttttgaccaaaaagcgtaataaacctgattttttttttgcttcatttCGCCAAATTCTGCAATTgtgggacttttgtatacttttgcaaatttggggaggtgcggtcgcacccccgcaccccccctgcgtacgggcctggaagTGGGGCCTAAATAAAATAAGGGGGAAGTGGGGTCTAAGTAAGGGGGAAGTGTCTGCCCAGTGCCAACACATATTGACACCCGGTGATTCCTGATGTTCAGTCTTCTGAAGAAACACTACCATTTTagtatttgaaagaaaataattTGGGTGTTTATGTGTTTGGATCCAAAATGTTTGTTTCTAAAGGTTTTCAGACAAGACTCCTGAATAACATGCACTTGGGTCATTGATACCATTAATGACAAAGAAGGGGTCTGAAAGGTTTAAAAGTTATGAAATTAGCAGATCTTGCAAATGAGTTTTATTAGCATTAACTTCTTTACCAATTGTGAGCTAAGCACATGGCTTTAAACAGGGATTTGTGCACAATAGGTGTAATTGGATGATAATTATGGCTTCATTGATTGTTGCAGTTGCATTGTGGGTTCAATGGAACATAGATCATCTCTGGGCTAAACTTATCTAAACAATTATTTTAGTGGTATAACTAATTGTTCAGcctattttatttttgttgacaGTGTACTTGTAGGGGTCAGGTTAGAAGACAGTGAGTTAGTTGGCATACCTCAGGTCAACCCAGCATTACCAACAGACAGTAGTTCAGCATTGAGTTCACCAAGCATTATTAATCAACCAACCGGTAAGATATGCGCatgcaaacaaaaacaaacattcacCCCCTCACATGCACACAATGTGAACGAAAAAGGCACACACAAACACGCAAGGTGATTGAAAACGGCAGTTTTTTGGGAGTTGACAAAAATGAGATCAGTCAGTCAacttaaaaaaatgaataaaacagtTGATTGTGATAGTAAAAGGTCAATTGTTcaaatttaaaatcaaattcCAATGTGTCATATCTGATTCCTGTAGATACATTACTATCTGAATTAAGGatcttttgggtttttttttaaaaatactatTGCATTTTGATCAAACCTGATTCTGATCAATCAATTCAAATTCTCATGAAAATCAAGATTATCAAAGATTACTTTCCCACAAAGCAAGACAAAAGTTGACAACACAATTATATAAAGATTACAAAGAAATGCCACTGATTGGCATTGTATTCCTTTAAACCTGAAAACAGCAGCAAGTGGATGATGAGGTTTAGCATTGCATATATAGGGTGAACTAGTTGTTTATCAAAGCATTTCATCTCTTTATCTGATGATGCCTTGAGCTGTTGTGACAGGCAGCATACAATCTTTTGCCGCATTCAATAACTTGATGGTAACATAAACCAGCCAATAGCTCTTAACAGCTCAACTCAACTAAAAACAGCATGACATAACTAGCATATTTTGATAAAACTAGTCAGTTTTTCACCTATAATGTGCTGTGGCTAGCGGCAATttatgcaagaaatttttggaataGTTGATGTGAGGTTTGGGATTAAGTTGCTCTGCAGTGAATGCAGTGTGTACATTCAAGAGCAGAGGCTGGTTCTaatttaacaaaaaatatgtAATGCCTTCAGAATCTCCCTAAATATAATGGAAAGTATAAAAATCTAACACACATTTTTAAACATACAAACAGACAAGGAAAAAACACATTGGACATTTATCACTGTAAACAATTAAAAACAATCTACAATGGCTCTGGAACCAGGGGGGCCAGCACTCCCAATATTTTTGGTGGGGGCCAAGTACCCTCAGGGCCCCAATAATTTAAggtcaaattcacaatttgaagttaaaattcataatgtaaggtacaattcatgtaaaatgcacgcatttcaaaagcttccacACAGGAGGGGGGACACTCCCTCCCAACCCCCTCAGTGTTTCGCACCTCAGAGAAGGCCTCATTCATATTGATTCACCCCAcacaatattaaaaatcttcTGAAGCCTCTGATCTAGAAATCTTGTCAATAAAAATGACAAGAATTTATGGAAGGTACTGATGGTAATTAAGTTACACATGTAATGTGcgaaaagtaaattgtataccTGAAAGATTTGCCATTAATAACCATGGGTCAAGTGTGCCAAATATTTGACCCATGGGTTGAATGATTTGACCCATCATATTTTAATTAGGACCTAGTGAAAATAAACAGCTGTTCATTTCTATTAGAAAGGGTGGTGTTATTAGTTGATATTGCTAATTTGAAATCATTTCATGATTAATTAAGGGTGGAGTGTATGAGTAATGTAACCTGGTTTGGTTGATTTGATTTCACCTTGTGGAAgtttcaatatttttgtcaaataattGCAATGTAAAGAATGCAGTATTATTATGCATGGGTCAGTTGGGTGCTACACAAATGCAATTTGCATTGGACCTTTACATGGAGATATCATTAGCCATAATACATGATATAGTTTTCTATCCTTAGTCTCATTTGTTAGTAATTATTTCAAACAATCTTGTTATATTGGATTGCATGATTGGTCAAAAGCTAGCCATAAACACAGATTGTAAATGTATTGTCCAGCTACCTTTATGATCCTGGCAAGTTATATACATTCTTTATACAACATACATGTTGCAttctatatgtgaccagctccaacagaacccggaacaagtcgccaggcatgtttttgagatataggcctttaaagatcaCATTCTcataaaaatttttatttttttgaaattcctatggtatttgaccttgggactaagtggactttcaaatcctagAAAGATcctattaaaaagaggtttatttaatcaataattgactgttgcactatgataatccctattcaatcctgtgtaaagcaggaaagtAATTAGCCCATtgctcagaatagcaatttcacgtaaatatcaaggtatcatttacaaaattatccataccttaaaaagtattgatgctTTGTATATAATTTTGTATCAACTCAAAGCTTATTGtgtcttgttcctggttttgtcagaatgggTCACATATGTGTACTTGTATGTATTTCAATTAACAAGAATTACATCAGCACAGGCATAAAGGCAATCATGCTCAAACTACCACATCACAAAACTGTTACTATAACACTTTGCCTAATATCAGGTTTAGATGGCAGTTTACTGATGGGTAGTGATACTGTACTAGAGAGATTAATTTGCCTTGGAATCCAAACTAGATCGATATCGGCCATCGAAACTGATCAAATTACTGTATCCCTTTCTCTCTCTGTACAGGTATTTTTGGTGTTGTAAGGCATCATCAGTTGAGACCATCAGTCATTACCTGCGCACCTCCTCCAACACAACGGGAATCAACACAAACCATTGCCAGGACGAGTCcattcagaccaaatggttataccAGTGCGCAAACTAACAGCACCTTCCGCAGAGAAATCACTTCATCAGGTAGGCAATTACTAAAGTCTTGTGATTTAATTTGCAACAAGAAAGCACACATGACAAGTGAAATGAATTAATAATTAGCTGGCATTCTGTATACATTTTGATTGAAGTCTTGTAACATAAATTTCTTAATTGTTCAGAATTATGTACCTTGCAGAAGTGATAAACAGTCATGCTGATTGGGTGGTCAACAAGCAATACAAAAAGATGGTTGACCCATTTGTCATATAGCGCATAAAAAGGGTGCAGACTTAGCCCCTTCTACATGCTTGATGATTGTGGATGATCACAATCACGTACCTGGAACTCTGAAAAATTGTTTACTTTAGAATGTAAACAATCTGATCAGAAGTAACTTTCAAGTTTGCCATGTTTTGTCAATCTTTCAAGTTATGAATGATATTCTTCTTATTATGTTGCCCAGGTTTCTGTGACCCAGTGATAGAGGAACATTTCAGAAGAAGCCTAGGAGAAAACTACAAAGAAACACTCCCCAAATCACCCGATGTACCCACAGACAATGAACATAAAGAAGTATCCATCACTGGCTCTGTAGACGATCACTTTGCCAAAGCACTTGGAGACCAGTGGACAAACATTAAGAAAACAGTGCAGGACTCACAAAAGAAAGCcacaccaccatcatcaccagcACCATCATCACCAGTGGCACCACAGAGTTCCAGTCCGGTACCGAATGGGATAACAGCTCCAAGAAACTGATGGCGCTGATTTGAAGCTTATTTTAAGTTCACAAGTCTGTGAGGAGATCTTGATGCacatatcgtcgttgggcaggaaaaacctcctatatccttgaatatgtttaaaacaaaactgccaagaacatttggaggttttgttttaaacatgttcaggagcGAATGACACAGGTTTTTGCTGTCCAGCAATGATATATTGTAAACTACATTATTGATGTTGTTCAAAATATGTAAGTGGTAATGTGAAGGTTGATGCTGTGAAAAAGTAAGAAGTGGTTACATTAAAAAATACTGTTGACCATGTTGAACAATTTTGTCAGAAAATGTGGTATGGTAGTCTATGTGCTGTTTTAGTTGTTTAAATGTGTGGGATATTTGAAAACCTGAAACTCCAAAGCATGTCTAGCGGTGCCATATTTCACAAAGCCTCAAATCACAGTCACCGTAAGCCTCCAAATATTATTATGGATTTACTAAAAAtgctaaacaaggtatagcattTTGTTATGTGACACCAGCACAAGTATGCCTGGTTCAAGTAGTTTCACCAAAGTTTATGTTGCCGTGTACCTGTAGATGTTGGCATTTAATGGGTTCAGTCAATAACAATACATTCCAAGGCGTTGTGAAATTATTGGCAGCCGCATCGGATATCCAGAACATCAGCAATTAGT
The Amphiura filiformis chromosome 3, Afil_fr2py, whole genome shotgun sequence DNA segment above includes these coding regions:
- the LOC140148688 gene encoding uncharacterized protein isoform X2, which codes for MMMETLPFAYTYTRLLPSFDPARLMLFEGNSSLGTDFSSDSHKELPTKLNRQRRSTERRDLSQALNFDENHRPTPPTQIPTTTTCTTGTQTVLVGVRLEDSELVGIPQVNPALPTDSSSALSSPSIINQPTGIFGVVRHHQLRPSVITCAPPPTQRESTQTIARTSPFRPNGYTSAQTNSTFRREITSSGFCDPVIEEHFRRSLGENYKETLPKSPDVPTDNEHKEVSITGSVDDHFAKALGDQWTNIKKTVQDSQKKATPPSSPAPSSPVAPQSSSPVPNGITAPRN
- the LOC140148688 gene encoding transcription cofactor vestigial-like protein 4 isoform X1, with translation MMAETPLDVLSRAATMVNMEPEKENNNIKKRNSSLGTDFSSDSHKELPTKLNRQRRSTERRDLSQALNFDENHRPTPPTQIPTTTTCTTGTQTVLVGVRLEDSELVGIPQVNPALPTDSSSALSSPSIINQPTGIFGVVRHHQLRPSVITCAPPPTQRESTQTIARTSPFRPNGYTSAQTNSTFRREITSSGFCDPVIEEHFRRSLGENYKETLPKSPDVPTDNEHKEVSITGSVDDHFAKALGDQWTNIKKTVQDSQKKATPPSSPAPSSPVAPQSSSPVPNGITAPRN